ACCCCGGCATTTACGGCAGTATGCAAATTTTGTTTATCGCATATGTTTGCCGCTTTTTAATTTTACAGGTGAGATCGGGCATCTCGGCGTTTATGCAAATAGACGTTTCCATGGAGGAAGCTGCGCATATTTTCGGCGCCGACCGGCGGAGAAAATGGCTGCGGATTCTTCTCCCGCTTTTGGCGCCCGGTTTGCTCGGCGGAGGGATTCTCGTCTTCTTGACGGCACTTACCGAGCTTACGGTGTCGGCGATCCTTTGGTCGGCCGGGTCGCAAACGATCGGCGTGACGGTGTACGGCTTCGAGCAGGCCGGAGATACGATGTACTCCACCGCTTTATCCAGCCTCGTCATCGCCCTGATTTTGGCCGGAATGGCCGTGATCTATACGCTGCAGAAGGTTCAGGCGAAAAGAGGTGTTCGGTCATGAGTATCGATCTGATTCGGATAACAAAACATTTTGGAAACGTTCATGCGTTACGGTCCGTCGATTTGTCGATAGCGGACGGGGAATTCGTCGCCGTCCTCGGGCCGTCAGGCTGCGGGAAAACGACGCTGCTCCGATTGCTTGCCGGTTTCGAGCAGCCTACGGAAGGCGAAATTTATTTCGGCGGAACTCTTGCTGCGGGCAAAGGGGTAAGCCTGCCTCCGGAAAAACGGAAAATCGGCATGGTGTTTCAGGCTTTTGCGTTATGGCCGCATATGAACGTGATGGAGCATGTGCTGTTTCCGCTCCGCCATCACAAGGAAACCCCGCCCGCCTTAAGGGAGAATGCGAAGCAAAGAGCTTTGCAGGTGCTCCGGATGGTCGGTTTAAGCGATTTTGCGAAGCGGATGCCTCATGAGCTGTCCGGCGGACAAAAGCAGCGCGTCGCCATCGCCAGGGCGATTGCCGCCGAGCCCGCCCTGCTTTTGATGGATGAACCGCTCAGCAGCCTGGATGCGATGCTGCGCATGGATATGCGCCGGGAAATTCAGTCGATTCACCGGCACACGGGAACAGCCGTCGTTTACGTCACGCATGATCAGGGCGAGGCGCTCGCTATGGCCGACCGGATCGTGGTCATGAAGGATGGCGCCATCGAGCAGGTCGGTTCCCCGGAGCAAATTTACGGCAGGCCGGAAACGGAATTCGTCGCCAAATTTGTGGCGAAAGCCAATTTGGTTCCCGGCCGGTGGAACGGTCATTTCTTTTTCCCGCATGGATCAGCCGGGGAAGCTCTATGGGACGGGACGGAGGTGGCCGAATATTTTAAAACGTGCGGATTGTTTCCGGTAAGACCGGATCAGCTTGCGCTTCTCCAGCCCGATCGGCCGGGGATTCCAGGCAAGGTGGTCAACGTCCAGTTTCAAGGGAAGGAGTATCATTACCACATTGAATCTGCGGGCGGTGTATGGGAAGCGCATTCCGCGCTGCGTTTTCGCATCGATGAACATGTTTCGCTAATCGTCGGAGGTTTGCCCGGTTGAATGGATTTGTCGAATGCGCCCCCATAAAGCCGCAGGGGGCTGCGAATAAGTTAGAGACATATTCGACAACATTTTCAGGGAGGAATCATTAGTGAGAAACAAAACATGGATCATCGCGGCATCCTGCATCGTCGCAACGGGCTTGATGAGCGGTTCGGCATTGGCTAAGCCGGAGAACGGGGGAGGCGCTGAAAAAGCGGCAACGGCGGCAACGGTCAAAGCTCCGGAGAAGGAAAAAGAAGTTAAATCGGGGACAGATACGCAAGCGACCGTTACATCCAGTACATACGAGGACAAGGGCAAAAACGGATTCAAAGGTCTTTTGAATGCTATTGAAAATGTGAAGGACAAGCCGGCGGGAGCGGTGATTGCCGACCTGCTCCTGAGCAAATACGGCAGCAAGCTCAGCGATGAGCAAAAGGCGGAATTGGAAGCATTGAACGAAAAGGACGCGGCCCTGTCCGCGGCGGCAGATTTGCTGGACAAGCAGGGAAGCGTGACCGATGCGGTGTATGTGCAGAAGGAAGCGATCAAAGCGAATATTAAAAACATCGATTCCTACAAAAAGCTTGGCAAGCTGTATGAAAAACTCGGCAAAAACGGCGTGCAGCTGTACGTCAACGGCGACGAACCTTCCATGGAAGTTCGGCCTTTCATCCGCGACGGCAATACGCTGGTGCCTTTTCGCGCTATCTCCGAGGCATTAAAAGCGGAAGTGAGCTGGAACGCGGATGAACGATCCGTAACGGTCACCCGCGACGGCATTTCGGTGAAGCTGTTTATCGACAGCAAAACGGCTTATGTCAACGGACAAGAGGTGACGCTTGAAGTGCCGGCGGCCATCGAGAACGGCAGCACGGTAGTGCCGGTCCGATTCGTCAGCGAAGCGCTGAAAGCGGTTGTAAAATGGGAAGACGAGACGAAATCGGTTATCATTTACGAAGAACAATAGTTCGAAACAAGAGGCTTTCTCCAAAGCGGCAATTGCCGCGTTAGGAAAGTCTCTTTGCGTGCCTGCGTAATTTGCCAAACATACACCGATGCGCTTGCTTCGCAGCGGCCCCACGAGTTGTTGCAGGATAATTTCAGCTGCTGATCGATCAATTAAAAATTGAAAGCACAGAGGCTGCCTTATGGTGGGAAACACCCGCTATTGACAGCCTCTGTTTATTTTGAAAAATGTTGATGGACGTCTTAAAGGGGTCATCCTTCCTGGAACAACGGAGTCGACAAATACCTCTCCCCGGTGTCGGGCAGCAAAACGACGATCGTTTTGCCTTTATTTTCCGGGCGGCGGGCGATTTGCACGGCGGCGAAGACAGCCGCACCTGAGGATATGCCGACAAGAAGCCCCTCCGTGCGGGCGAGCTTACGCGAAGTGTCGAAGGCGTCTTCGTTTTTCACCTGCACGATTTCGTCCACGACCGAACGGTCGAATACGGGCGGGACGAAGCCGGCGCCAATGCCCTGGATTTTATGCGGACCCGGCTGGCCGCCCGACAGCACAGGCGAGTCGTGGGGCTCGACCGCGACGACCTCCACCTTCGGCTTGCGCTCTTTGAGCACGCTGCCGACGCCGGTAACCGTTCCGCCGGTGCCGACGCCGCCAACGAAAATATCGACCTCGCCATCCGTATCCCGCCATATTTCCTCAGCTGTCGTTCGCCTGTGAATATCCGGGTTGGCCGGATTGCTGAACTGCTGCGGGATAAACGCTCCGGGAATTTGGCCGGCAAGCTCCTCCGCCTTGCGGATCGCGCCCCTCATTCCCTCGTTTCCCGGCGTCAGCACCAACTCGGCGCCAAGCGCGACGAGCAGCTTGCGGCGTTCGATGCTGAACGTGTCCGGCAGCGTAATGATCAGCCGGTATCCGAGCGCGGCGGCGGCAAAAGCGAGACCTACCCCGGTATTGCCGCTCGTCGGCTCGATGATGACGGAGTTTTTGTGCAGCAGGCCTTTTTCCTCCGCATCTTTAATCATAGCGAAGCCGATCCGGTCTTTCACGCTTCCGGCCGGATTGAAATACTCGAGCTTAGCCAAAAGCCGCGCTTCGAGTAGATGGCTTTTCATATAATTGTTCAATTGGAGCAGCGGAGTATTGCCGATCAGATCGGTCAAATTTTGCGCGACAGATGCCATAATGAAAGTTCCCTCCGAAATTAAGCATAGTTTTCCAATCGATATACATGGATATATTCAACCATATCATGTTGGCCGCAGCGTGACAACCGTTTTATATAAAAAAAGGAATACAGCCATCGTTGTACATTTGAACTTTTCATGAAAAACGGGTACATTGAATATGGTAAGTTTATGCAATTCCCGCCTATGAATCCGCGAGTTTAAAGGAGATTGGATAAACATGAGAGATCCTCGTTTGAAAGTGTTCGCCCGGAATCTCGTCCGGTATTCCGTCAATCTGCAGCCGGGGGAAAACGTACTGATCGAAATGATCGGCGTCCCTGACCACGAACTGACGAAATGCCTCATCGAGGAAGTTTACGATGCCGGAGGGCATCCGTTCATCGAGATTCGCGAGCCGGCCGTTACCCGCAGCCTGATGCTTGGAGGAACGCAGGAAATGTACGCGCGGCTGCGCGACATCGAGCTGAACCGGATGAAGCAGATGCATGCCTATATTGCGGTGCGCAGCGGAGACAACATCACCGAGCTGTCCGACGTGCCGGAAGATAAAATGAAGCTGTACACGACCCAGTACATGAGGCCGGTGCTCGATCAGCGCGTCAATCATACGAAGTGGGTCATTATGCGCTACCCGAACCCGTCGATGGCGCAGCTTGCGAACACAAGCACGGAAGCGTTCGAAAACTTTTATTTCGATGTGTGCAATCTTGATTACAGCAAAATGTCCGAGGCGATGGACGCGCTCGTCGACTATATGCAGCGCACCGATAAAGTGCGGCTCGTCGGTCCGGGTACGGATCTGCATTTCTCGATCAAAGGCATTCCGGCGATCAAATGCGCGGGCAAAAACAATATCCCCGACGGCGAG
The window above is part of the Paenibacillus hamazuiensis genome. Proteins encoded here:
- the cysK gene encoding cysteine synthase A; this encodes MASVAQNLTDLIGNTPLLQLNNYMKSHLLEARLLAKLEYFNPAGSVKDRIGFAMIKDAEEKGLLHKNSVIIEPTSGNTGVGLAFAAAALGYRLIITLPDTFSIERRKLLVALGAELVLTPGNEGMRGAIRKAEELAGQIPGAFIPQQFSNPANPDIHRRTTAEEIWRDTDGEVDIFVGGVGTGGTVTGVGSVLKERKPKVEVVAVEPHDSPVLSGGQPGPHKIQGIGAGFVPPVFDRSVVDEIVQVKNEDAFDTSRKLARTEGLLVGISSGAAVFAAVQIARRPENKGKTIVVLLPDTGERYLSTPLFQEG
- a CDS encoding aminopeptidase — protein: MRDPRLKVFARNLVRYSVNLQPGENVLIEMIGVPDHELTKCLIEEVYDAGGHPFIEIREPAVTRSLMLGGTQEMYARLRDIELNRMKQMHAYIAVRSGDNITELSDVPEDKMKLYTTQYMRPVLDQRVNHTKWVIMRYPNPSMAQLANTSTEAFENFYFDVCNLDYSKMSEAMDALVDYMQRTDKVRLVGPGTDLHFSIKGIPAIKCAGKNNIPDGEVFTAPVIDSVNGVISYNTPTIYAGTSFENVVLRFENGKIVEATSNNTKKLNEILDTDEGARFIGEFAIGVNPYIKLPMKDILFDEKIDGSIHFTPGNAYQDADNGNRSSVHWDMVLIQRPEFGGGEMYFDDVLVRKDGRFVVPELERLNPENLM
- a CDS encoding stalk domain-containing protein produces the protein MSGSALAKPENGGGAEKAATAATVKAPEKEKEVKSGTDTQATVTSSTYEDKGKNGFKGLLNAIENVKDKPAGAVIADLLLSKYGSKLSDEQKAELEALNEKDAALSAAADLLDKQGSVTDAVYVQKEAIKANIKNIDSYKKLGKLYEKLGKNGVQLYVNGDEPSMEVRPFIRDGNTLVPFRAISEALKAEVSWNADERSVTVTRDGISVKLFIDSKTAYVNGQEVTLEVPAAIENGSTVVPVRFVSEALKAVVKWEDETKSVIIYEEQ
- a CDS encoding ABC transporter ATP-binding protein — protein: MSIDLIRITKHFGNVHALRSVDLSIADGEFVAVLGPSGCGKTTLLRLLAGFEQPTEGEIYFGGTLAAGKGVSLPPEKRKIGMVFQAFALWPHMNVMEHVLFPLRHHKETPPALRENAKQRALQVLRMVGLSDFAKRMPHELSGGQKQRVAIARAIAAEPALLLMDEPLSSLDAMLRMDMRREIQSIHRHTGTAVVYVTHDQGEALAMADRIVVMKDGAIEQVGSPEQIYGRPETEFVAKFVAKANLVPGRWNGHFFFPHGSAGEALWDGTEVAEYFKTCGLFPVRPDQLALLQPDRPGIPGKVVNVQFQGKEYHYHIESAGGVWEAHSALRFRIDEHVSLIVGGLPG